The Chloroflexota bacterium genome contains a region encoding:
- the folP gene encoding dihydropteroate synthase, which yields MGILNVTPDSFSGDGLASDVKAAAARAKAFENDGADVIDIGGESTRPGAKPVGADEEMGRILPVVKALTSATSLPLSIDTYKSQVAAAAIRDGVAIINDVWGLLHDARIAEVAAKRGAILVVMHNQHGTDYEDFVPDVLQSLARSLELAYQAGVPGEHIIVDPGFGFGKTPAQNLELLRRLDEFKSLGHPLLIGTSRKSTIGLVLDLPVGERLEGTAATIAIAIAKGADMVRVHDVKAMARVAKMSDAIVRGWTAPE from the coding sequence ATGGGCATCCTGAACGTCACGCCCGATTCCTTCTCCGGCGACGGCCTGGCCAGCGATGTGAAGGCCGCCGCCGCCAGGGCCAAGGCCTTCGAGAACGACGGCGCGGATGTGATAGACATCGGCGGCGAGTCCACCCGGCCCGGGGCCAAGCCCGTCGGCGCCGACGAGGAGATGGGGCGCATCCTGCCCGTCGTGAAGGCCCTCACCTCGGCCACCTCCCTCCCCTTGAGCATAGACACCTACAAGAGCCAGGTGGCCGCCGCGGCGATCCGGGACGGCGTCGCCATCATCAACGATGTCTGGGGCCTCCTCCACGATGCGCGCATCGCCGAAGTAGCCGCCAAGCGCGGCGCGATCCTGGTGGTGATGCACAACCAGCACGGGACCGACTACGAGGACTTCGTGCCGGACGTCCTCCAGAGCCTGGCCCGCAGCCTGGAGCTGGCCTACCAGGCGGGCGTCCCCGGCGAGCACATCATCGTGGACCCCGGCTTCGGCTTCGGCAAGACGCCCGCCCAAAACCTGGAGCTGCTGCGCCGCCTGGATGAGTTCAAGAGCCTGGGCCATCCCCTGTTGATCGGCACGTCGCGCAAGTCCACCATCGGCCTCGTCCTCGATCTCCCGGTGGGCGAACGCCTGGAAGGGACGGCGGCCACCATCGCCATCGCCATCGCCAAGGGCGCCGATATGGTGCGCGTCCACGATGTGAAGGCCATGGCCCGCGTGGCCAAGATGAGCGACGCCATCGTGCGCGGCTG
- the ligA gene encoding NAD-dependent DNA ligase LigA, with amino-acid sequence MASKVQSRIEELRRLINHHNYRYHVLDEPEISDAEFDRLMRELKELEEANPQLVTPDSPTQRVGAAPVEAFGAVTHRIPMLSLGNVFDADELKAWRVRATKLLGGAAFEMVCELKFDGLAVAMVYEDGLLKTGATRGDGLKGEDITQNLRTIRSIPLSVPKAKAPQRFEVRGEVYMTKSGFEKMNRERAKAGGPLYANTRNSAAGSLRQLDPRITASRPLDVFIYALGWAEGGAMPDSHWKTLAKFKELGFRTSGDSRLCKRLDEVQEFYNEWSTRRERLDYGTDGVVVKVNSLDLQKRLGDVGREPRWAVAYKFPATEAITKLLDIGINVGRTGSLNPFAILEPVDIGGAMVKMATLHNEDDIARKGLKIGDWVTVVRAGEVIPHVVGPVVSRRTGKEREFHMPEQCPVCGGAVERDPDEAMRYCINAECPAKFYELLKHFSGRGMMDIEGLGESLADALIKSGLVKSLADLYTLTADQVAELERMGPKSAQNLIEGIQVSKARSLDRLIFALGIRHVGSETAKLLAERFMTIGELARATVEEIDDVPGIGPKIAESIALHFKEHKNVALIERLKQMGVDPRYERKALAGPQTLAGMTLVVTGTLETMSREQAESAIREAGGTVGSGISKKTTYLVVGAEAGSKLQKAEKLGVKTIDEQAFLKLLGRK; translated from the coding sequence ATGGCTTCCAAAGTCCAGAGCCGCATCGAAGAGCTGCGCAGGCTCATCAACCACCACAACTATCGCTATCACGTCCTGGACGAGCCGGAGATCAGCGACGCCGAGTTCGACAGGCTGATGCGGGAGTTGAAGGAGCTGGAGGAGGCCAATCCCCAGCTCGTCACGCCCGATTCGCCGACCCAGCGCGTGGGCGCAGCGCCGGTGGAAGCCTTCGGCGCCGTCACGCACAGGATCCCCATGCTGAGCCTGGGGAACGTCTTTGACGCCGACGAGCTGAAGGCGTGGCGCGTCAGGGCGACGAAGCTCCTTGGCGGCGCGGCCTTCGAGATGGTCTGCGAGCTGAAGTTCGACGGCCTGGCGGTGGCGATGGTCTACGAGGACGGCCTGCTGAAGACGGGCGCGACGAGGGGCGACGGCCTGAAGGGCGAAGATATCACGCAGAACCTTCGCACCATCCGCAGCATCCCGCTCTCCGTGCCGAAGGCCAAGGCGCCCCAGCGCTTCGAGGTGCGCGGCGAGGTCTACATGACCAAGTCCGGCTTCGAGAAGATGAACCGGGAGCGCGCCAAGGCCGGGGGGCCGCTCTACGCCAACACGCGCAACTCCGCCGCCGGGAGCCTGCGGCAGCTGGACCCGCGCATCACGGCCTCGCGGCCCCTAGACGTCTTCATCTACGCCCTGGGCTGGGCCGAAGGCGGCGCGATGCCCGATAGCCACTGGAAGACGCTGGCAAAGTTCAAGGAGCTGGGCTTCCGCACCAGCGGCGATAGCCGCCTGTGCAAGCGGCTGGACGAGGTGCAGGAGTTCTACAACGAATGGTCCACCCGCCGCGAGAGGCTGGATTACGGGACGGACGGCGTGGTGGTGAAGGTGAACAGCCTGGACCTGCAGAAGCGCTTGGGCGATGTTGGCCGGGAGCCGCGCTGGGCCGTGGCCTACAAGTTCCCGGCTACCGAGGCGATCACCAAGCTGCTGGACATCGGCATCAACGTGGGGCGCACCGGGAGCCTGAACCCCTTCGCCATCCTGGAGCCGGTGGACATCGGCGGGGCGATGGTGAAGATGGCGACGCTCCACAACGAGGACGACATCGCCCGCAAGGGGCTGAAGATCGGCGACTGGGTAACGGTGGTGCGCGCCGGAGAGGTGATCCCTCACGTTGTGGGGCCGGTGGTGAGCAGGCGCACGGGCAAAGAGAGAGAGTTCCACATGCCGGAGCAGTGCCCCGTCTGCGGCGGCGCGGTGGAGCGCGACCCGGACGAGGCGATGCGCTACTGCATCAACGCCGAGTGCCCCGCCAAGTTCTACGAGCTGCTCAAGCACTTCTCCGGGCGCGGCATGATGGACATCGAAGGGCTGGGCGAATCCCTGGCCGATGCGCTCATCAAGTCGGGCCTGGTGAAGAGCCTGGCCGACCTCTACACGCTGACGGCCGACCAGGTGGCCGAACTGGAGCGCATGGGGCCGAAGAGCGCCCAGAACCTGATCGAGGGCATTCAGGTGAGCAAGGCGCGCTCCCTGGACCGGCTCATCTTCGCCCTGGGCATCCGGCACGTCGGCTCCGAGACGGCGAAGCTCCTGGCGGAGCGCTTCATGACGATTGGCGAGCTGGCGAGGGCGACGGTGGAGGAGATAGACGATGTGCCGGGCATCGGGCCGAAGATCGCGGAGAGCATCGCGCTGCATTTCAAGGAGCACAAGAACGTTGCGCTGATCGAGCGGCTAAAGCAGATGGGCGTGGACCCGCGCTACGAGCGCAAGGCGCTCGCCGGGCCGCAGACGCTGGCGGGCATGACGCTGGTGGTGACCGGCACGCTGGAGACGATGAGCCGGGAGCAGGCGGAGAGCGCCATCCGCGAGGCGGGCGGAACGGTGGGCAGCGGCATCAGCAAGAAGACGACGTACCTGGTGGTGGGCGCGGAGGCCGGCTCCAAGCTGCAGAAGGCGGAGAAGCTGGGCGTGAAGACGATAGACGAGCAGGCCTTCCTGAAACTCCTGGGGAGGAAGTAG
- a CDS encoding aminoacyl-tRNA hydrolase, with protein sequence MASQVWLIVGLGNPGAKYAKTRHNAGFMAAEAWAARHRIAIEKKKSAYLYGEGKFDLTPSPFPLREGEVRVIVAKPRTYMNLSGDAVGELAQRHHIAKERLIIVYDDLDLPLGRIRIRAAGSAGGHNGMKSIIERLGTQEFARMRIGVGRPEAAGKEAVDYVLEGFTKAEQAALDATIARACDALDEIIAKGIAGAMNKFNG encoded by the coding sequence ATGGCCTCGCAAGTCTGGCTCATCGTCGGCCTCGGCAACCCAGGGGCGAAGTACGCCAAGACGCGCCACAACGCCGGGTTCATGGCGGCCGAGGCCTGGGCGGCGCGGCACCGGATCGCCATCGAAAAGAAGAAGTCGGCCTATCTGTACGGGGAGGGGAAATTCGACCTAACCCCCAGCCCCTTCCCTCTCAGGGAAGGGGAGGTGCGCGTTATCGTGGCGAAGCCGCGCACCTATATGAACCTGAGCGGCGATGCGGTGGGCGAGCTGGCGCAGCGGCATCACATCGCCAAGGAGCGCCTCATCATCGTCTATGACGATCTGGACCTGCCCCTGGGGCGCATCCGTATCCGCGCCGCCGGGTCGGCGGGCGGACACAACGGGATGAAGTCCATCATCGAGCGGCTGGGGACGCAGGAGTTCGCGCGGATGCGCATCGGCGTCGGCAGGCCGGAGGCGGCGGGGAAAGAGGCGGTGGACTATGTGCTGGAGGGATTCACGAAGGCGGAGCAAGCGGCGCTGGATGCGACGATCGCCCGCGCCTGCGACGCCTTGGACGAGATCATCGCCAAGGGGATCGCCGGCGCGATGAACAAGTTCAACGGATAG
- a CDS encoding DUF1232 domain-containing protein — translation MFERLKGAAARIKREINVLRLVAKHPKTPRLSKVLLVVALAYLLSPIDLVPDFIPVLGQFDDLIVVPGLVLLALKLVPKAVVAECREKAKAPGA, via the coding sequence GTGTTCGAGAGGCTGAAGGGCGCCGCGGCTCGAATCAAACGAGAGATCAACGTGCTCCGGCTCGTTGCGAAGCACCCAAAGACGCCGCGCCTCAGCAAAGTGCTGCTGGTGGTTGCGCTGGCCTATCTGCTCTCGCCGATTGACCTCGTGCCTGACTTCATCCCTGTCCTCGGCCAGTTCGACGACCTCATCGTGGTGCCTGGGCTGGTGCTGCTCGCGCTGAAGTTGGTTCCAAAGGCCGTTGTGGCTGAATGCAGGGAGAAGGCGAAAGCGCCGGGGGCGTAG
- a CDS encoding phosphoglycerate dehydrogenase, which translates to MRVLVADPIAEEGIRLLREAGHQVDVKTGQKPDALAAAIGDYDALVVRSETQVTEAILSKGRKLSVVGRAGVGIDNIDVPAATRHGILVINAPTANIIAAAEHTLALLLSMARHVPQAHQKLKGGHWGRKEFTGTQLRGKTLGIIGLGKVGTEVAKRARAFDMRVLGNDPFVSEERAKSMGIELADKETVLRESDFISVHVPMTSATKGLIGKEELAKVKPTVRFLNTARGGVIDEQALYEAVEAGRVAGAAVDVFSEEPAKESVLFKSEKIIVTPHLGASTNEAQALVAVELAEQLLDVFKGRPAKYAVNAPVVVPDALAIITPFVDVGMLLGRVATQLAQGQVNAIVIRYEGEIAKHDSLFIKAGVVGGLLAPISEERVNAVNVNHIIAQRGMKVSEQKGAESGAYRNLLAVELHTSQGVTTVAGTSAFGHTHIVQVNDYRMDVRVSNGYMLFIENQDQPGMIGAIGTIAGKSDVNISFMEVGRLDRRGKAMMAIGLDEPMPDAALKQILQIKGILSARLVKA; encoded by the coding sequence CCCAGGTCACCGAAGCCATCCTCAGCAAAGGCAGAAAGCTCTCCGTCGTCGGCCGGGCGGGCGTCGGCATAGACAACATAGACGTTCCCGCCGCCACGCGCCACGGCATCCTGGTCATCAACGCTCCCACGGCCAACATCATCGCCGCCGCGGAGCACACTCTGGCCCTCCTCCTCTCCATGGCGCGCCACGTTCCCCAGGCTCACCAGAAGCTCAAGGGCGGCCATTGGGGCCGCAAAGAGTTCACCGGCACCCAGCTGCGCGGCAAGACCCTGGGCATCATCGGCCTGGGGAAGGTCGGCACCGAGGTCGCCAAGCGCGCCCGCGCCTTCGATATGCGTGTCCTGGGCAACGACCCCTTCGTCTCGGAGGAGCGCGCAAAGAGCATGGGCATCGAGCTGGCCGATAAGGAGACCGTCCTGCGGGAGTCCGATTTCATCTCCGTCCACGTTCCTATGACCTCGGCCACCAAGGGGCTCATCGGCAAAGAGGAGCTGGCGAAGGTGAAGCCCACGGTGCGCTTCCTCAACACGGCGCGCGGCGGCGTCATTGACGAGCAGGCCCTCTATGAGGCCGTCGAGGCCGGGCGCGTCGCCGGCGCGGCGGTGGACGTCTTCAGCGAAGAGCCGGCGAAGGAAAGCGTCCTCTTCAAGAGCGAGAAGATCATCGTCACGCCCCACCTTGGCGCATCCACCAATGAGGCGCAGGCCCTGGTGGCCGTGGAGCTGGCCGAACAGCTCCTGGACGTCTTCAAGGGCCGCCCCGCTAAATACGCCGTGAACGCCCCAGTGGTCGTCCCCGATGCCCTGGCCATCATCACGCCCTTCGTGGATGTGGGCATGCTCCTGGGGCGCGTCGCTACCCAGCTCGCCCAGGGCCAAGTCAACGCCATCGTCATCCGCTACGAAGGCGAGATCGCCAAGCACGATTCGCTCTTCATCAAGGCGGGCGTCGTCGGCGGCCTGCTGGCCCCCATCAGCGAAGAGCGAGTCAACGCCGTCAACGTCAACCACATCATCGCGCAGCGCGGCATGAAGGTGAGCGAGCAGAAGGGCGCCGAATCAGGCGCCTACCGGAACCTCCTGGCCGTGGAGCTCCACACCAGCCAGGGCGTCACCACCGTCGCGGGCACCAGCGCCTTCGGCCACACCCACATCGTCCAGGTGAACGATTACCGCATGGACGTGCGCGTCAGCAACGGCTACATGCTCTTCATCGAAAACCAGGACCAGCCGGGCATGATCGGCGCCATCGGCACCATCGCCGGAAAGTCGGACGTGAACATCAGCTTCATGGAAGTGGGCCGCCTGGACCGCCGCGGCAAGGCCATGATGGCCATCGGCCTCGATGAGCCGATGCCCGATGCCGCGCTGAAGCAGATCCTGCAGATCAAGGGCATCCTCAGCGCGCGTCTGGTGAAGGCCTAG